Proteins from a genomic interval of Aggregicoccus sp. 17bor-14:
- a CDS encoding IS630 family transposase, producing the protein MAAHQDEPRAPAGQRGRRARPRAAAAAQKKARAGRIDLLYLDECGFSPTQPTGYSWALRGTRKLVRFENPVRRRVNALVAYRPLGLRPGLRYRVQPRTLTADDVVGLLRRLPSGTRPCVVVLDNVGIHVANRVRKAARALRHRGLTLFYLPAYSPELNDVEAVLEVLKGYELPERSFSTLDELLAAVRRALRRHHLRLRYPGQHPCPGA; encoded by the coding sequence CTGGCGGCGCACCAAGATGAGCCTCGCGCACCGGCAGGACAAAGAGGCCGTCGCGCGCGCCCGCGCGCAGCTGCTGCGGCTCAAAAAAAGGCCCGCGCAGGGCGCATAGACCTCCTCTACCTCGATGAGTGCGGCTTCAGTCCCACCCAGCCCACCGGCTACAGCTGGGCGCTGCGCGGCACGCGCAAGCTGGTGCGCTTCGAGAACCCCGTGCGCCGCCGCGTCAACGCCCTCGTGGCCTACCGCCCACTGGGCCTTCGCCCCGGCCTGCGCTACCGCGTGCAGCCGCGCACCCTGACGGCCGACGACGTGGTGGGGCTGCTGCGCAGACTCCCCTCGGGCACGCGCCCGTGCGTCGTGGTGCTCGACAACGTGGGCATCCACGTGGCGAACCGGGTGCGCAAGGCGGCGCGCGCCCTGCGCCACCGGGGCCTCACTCTCTTCTACCTGCCTGCCTACTCGCCCGAGCTCAACGACGTCGAGGCGGTGCTGGAGGTACTCAAGGGCTACGAGTTGCCCGAGCGCAGCTTCAGCACCCTCGACGAACTGCTCGCGGCGGTGCGGCGCGCACTGCGCCGCCACCACCTACGCCTGCGCTACCCTGGACAACATCCGTGTCCGGGCGCTTAG